A region of Vitis riparia cultivar Riparia Gloire de Montpellier isolate 1030 chromosome 12, EGFV_Vit.rip_1.0, whole genome shotgun sequence DNA encodes the following proteins:
- the LOC117926062 gene encoding uncharacterized protein LOC117926062 has protein sequence MSVEILNGATIASFVEDEEAFNSWVRDRFAALDEDQDGVLSYEEMLKELQCLRVFETDFGIDVKTDPDEVAGVYCFLFSQFDRDSNGVLDFEEFKTATKRMMLAVADGLGLLPLQMIIEEGSFLKKAAEWESTKLVP, from the coding sequence ATGAGTGTAGAAATTCTGAATGGCGCCACCATTGCTAGCTttgttgaagatgaagaagcaTTCAACAGTTGGGTACGTGACCGCTTTGCCGCTCTTGACGAAGACCAAGACGGTGTGCTTTCCTACGAGGAGATGTTGAAAGAACTGCAGTGTCTTAGGGTTTTTGAGACCGACTTTGGGATTGATGTGAAGACAGACCCAGATGAAGTTGCTGGAGTCTACTGCTTTCTGTTCTCGCAGTTTGATCGTGACTCAAATGGGGTGTTGGATTTTGAGGAGTTCAAGACTGCGACCAAGAGAATGATGCTGGCCGTGGCTGATGGGTTAGGGCTCTTGCCTTTGCAGATGATTATAGAAGAGGGCAGTTTCTTGAAGAAAGCTGCTGAATGGGAATCCACCAAACTGGTGCCCTAA